The region AATAAGGTAAATGGCGAAAACCAAGAAGCGGCCAAAATGAGGCCGCTTACTATTACTAAAAATAAATTAGATGCTCTGTTAAGCATAGTTTATAATTTACACAACCCCTACCCCATGGCAGTTTTTGTATTTTTTGCCGCTGCCGCAAGGACAAGGATCATTACGTCCTATTTTTTGCTCAACGCGTACCGGTTGTTGCTTTGGCTTTTGCTGTTCTTTTTGTTGTTGTATTTCTTCTTCACTGCGTGACTCAACCAATTTCTCTTTCTTTGGTTCAGGCTTTACTTCTTGCGTGAACTTAGCTTGCTTTACTTCCTGCTGATTGCCCTCAACAGGTAAACCACCTTTCATCAAGAAAGAAATAATGTCTTTACTGGTTTTCGCAATCATGTCGCGGAACAAGTTAAACGATTCCAATTTGTAAATTACCAATGGATCCTTTTGTTCTAATGATGCGTTTTGTACCGCTTGTTTTAAATCATCTAATTCACGTAAATGTTCTTTCCATGAATCATCAATCATAGCTAAAACAACAGTTTTCTCGAAGGCCAATACCATCTCGCGTCCTTTAGTCTCATACGACTTCTTCAGGTTGGCCATTATTTGCAATCCTCTTACTCCATCCGTAAATGGCGTAATGATATTCTCATACTGATTATTCGGATTGGTGTAAACATCTTTAATAGTCGGGAATACTGCATCAGCAATGCTTTGCGACTTTACCTGATATTGTTTTAAAGCAACATCAAATAATTTTTCGGTAACATCTGCTTCACGTAAAGAATTAAATTCTTTTTCGTTAACCGGACTTTCAACTCCAAATACTTTGATACATTCTAATTCGAAACTTTCAAAATCCTTACTAGGTTGAAATTCGGATACCATGTTCTCCGATACTTCAAATAACATGTTGGCGATATCGATACTTAAACGATCTCCATACAAAGCATTACGACGACGTTTGTAAATTACATCACGTTGCGCGTTCATAACATCATCATACTCAATTAAACGTTTACGCGTACCGAAGTGGTTTTCCTCCACCTTCTTTTGTGCACGTTCAATAGATTTGGTGATCATGCTATGCTGAATAACTTCACCTTCTTGTAATCCCATGCGATCCATTAACGAAGCAATTCTCTCGCTTCCGAATAAACGCATTAAGTTATCTTCTAAGGAAACAAAGAATTGAGATGAACCCGGATCACCCTGACGACCTGCACGACCGCGTAACTGACGGTCGACACGCCTGCTCTCGTGACGTTCAGTACCAATAATCGCTAAACCGCCGGCATCTTTTACTCCTGGACCTAACTTAATATCCGTACCACGACCAGCCATGTTGGTGGCAATGGTTACAGTTCCTGCCTTACCTGCTTCCGCAACAATTTCAGCTTCCTTCTGATGTAATTTCGCGTTTAACACATTGTGCTTAATGTTGCGTAACTTCAACATACGGCTTAATAACTCGGAAATCTCAACTGAAGTCGTACCAACTAAAACCGGACGACCTGCTGCTACTAATTTTGCAGTCTCTTCAATTACCGCGTTATATTTTTCGCGTTTTGTTTTGTAAACTAAATCTTGCTCGTCTTTACGGGAAATAGCGCGGTTGGTTGGAATAACAACCACATCTAATTTGTAAATGTCCCAGAACTCTTGTGCTTCCGTTTCAGCAGTACCGGTCATACCGGCGAGCTTGTTATACATACGGAAATAATTCTGTAAAGTAATCGTAGCGTAGGTTTGAGTTGCTGCTTCAATCTTCACGTTCTCTTTCGCTTCAATCGCCTGATGTAAGCCATCGCTGTAACGACGACCTTCCATGATACGACCGGTTTGCTCATCAACAATTTTAATTTGTCCTCCATCAATTACATACTCAACATCTTTTTCAAAAACAGTATATGCTTTCAATAATTGATTTACTGTATGAATACGCTCACTCTTTACTGAGAAATCGCGCATTACAACTTCCTTTCTTGCTGTTTTTTCCTTTGGATCAGTAACTGTCTTTTCAATATCTGCAATTTCATCACCCACATTTGGAATGATAAAGAATTTCGGATCGTCAGTATTAGCTGTAATTAATTCTATTCCCTTTTCACACAAATCAACAGAGTTGTGCTTTTCATCAATAACGAAATATAATTCGGCATCAATTTTATGCATTTCCTTGTTTTGGTCTTGCATATAATGATTTTCCGTTTTTTGCAATAAAGCTCTTACACCATTCTCACTTAAGAATTTAATTAAGGCGCTGTTCTTTGGTAATCCGCGATAAGCACGTAATAACGGAATACCTGCTTCTTTCTCTTTTCCTTCAGCAAATAATTTTTTCGCGTCTGCTAAGCAGGTAAGAACATATTGCTTTTGAGCATTCACTAATTTCTCAACACGCGGCTTGAACTCATTAAATTCATGTTTATCGCCTTGTGGTGTTGGTCCGGATATAATCAAAGGTGTACGTGCATCATCAATTAATACCGAGTCAACCTCATCCACAATAGCAAAATTATGTTTGCGCTGTACCAATTCATCCACACCGCGCGACATGTTATCACGCAAGTAATCGAAACCAAATTCGTTATTGGTACCGTAAGTAATATCACAATTGTAGGCATCACGACGCTCTTGTGTGTGCGGCTCGTGCTTGTCAATACAATCTACGCTCAATCCATGAAACTGGAATAAAGGAGCATTCCACTCACTGTCGCGCTTTGCAAGGTAATTGTTAACGGTTACCACATGTACCCCACGACCGGCCAAT is a window of Bacteroidota bacterium DNA encoding:
- the secA gene encoding preprotein translocase subunit SecA, with product MFGFLKKVFGTKSEKDIRDIEPIVEEIKKIYPTLSSLSNDELRNKVTKLKEQIQAHIAEEKSKIAGIQSKMDADANMDVNTKEELYKEIDEIEEEITKKIEDVLNDILPEAFAVLKETARRFKENQELEVVANDFDTKISKTHSNVEIRGGKAYWKNTWKAAGADITWDMVHYDVQLIGGIVLHQGKISEMATGEGKTLVSTLPVFLNALAGRGVHVVTVNNYLAKRDSEWNAPLFQFHGLSVDCIDKHEPHTQERRDAYNCDITYGTNNEFGFDYLRDNMSRGVDELVQRKHNFAIVDEVDSVLIDDARTPLIISGPTPQGDKHEFNEFKPRVEKLVNAQKQYVLTCLADAKKLFAEGKEKEAGIPLLRAYRGLPKNSALIKFLSENGVRALLQKTENHYMQDQNKEMHKIDAELYFVIDEKHNSVDLCEKGIELITANTDDPKFFIIPNVGDEIADIEKTVTDPKEKTARKEVVMRDFSVKSERIHTVNQLLKAYTVFEKDVEYVIDGGQIKIVDEQTGRIMEGRRYSDGLHQAIEAKENVKIEAATQTYATITLQNYFRMYNKLAGMTGTAETEAQEFWDIYKLDVVVIPTNRAISRKDEQDLVYKTKREKYNAVIEETAKLVAAGRPVLVGTTSVEISELLSRMLKLRNIKHNVLNAKLHQKEAEIVAEAGKAGTVTIATNMAGRGTDIKLGPGVKDAGGLAIIGTERHESRRVDRQLRGRAGRQGDPGSSQFFVSLEDNLMRLFGSERIASLMDRMGLQEGEVIQHSMITKSIERAQKKVEENHFGTRKRLIEYDDVMNAQRDVIYKRRRNALYGDRLSIDIANMLFEVSENMVSEFQPSKDFESFELECIKVFGVESPVNEKEFNSLREADVTEKLFDVALKQYQVKSQSIADAVFPTIKDVYTNPNNQYENIITPFTDGVRGLQIMANLKKSYETKGREMVLAFEKTVVLAMIDDSWKEHLRELDDLKQAVQNASLEQKDPLVIYKLESFNLFRDMIAKTSKDIISFLMKGGLPVEGNQQEVKQAKFTQEVKPEPKKEKLVESRSEEEIQQQKEQQKPKQQPVRVEQKIGRNDPCPCGSGKKYKNCHGVGVV